From one Lolium rigidum isolate FL_2022 chromosome 4, APGP_CSIRO_Lrig_0.1, whole genome shotgun sequence genomic stretch:
- the LOC124706587 gene encoding histone H3.2, translated as MARTKQTARKSTGGKAPRKQLATKAARKSAPATGGVKKPHRFRPGTVALREIRKYQKSTELLIRKLPFQRLVREIAQDFKTDLRFQSSAVSALQEAAEAYLVGLFEDTNLCAIHAKRVTIMPKDIQLARRIRGERA; from the coding sequence ATGGCCCGCACGAAGCAGACGGCGAGGAAGTCCACGGGCGGCAAGGCGCCGCGGAAGCAGCTGGCGACCAAGGCGGCGCGCAAGTCGGCCCCGGCGACCGGCGGCGTGAAGAAGCCGCACCGCTTCAGGCCCGGCACCGTCGCGCTGCGCGAGATCCGCAAGTACCAGAAGAGCACGGAGCTGCTCATCCGCAAGCTGCCCTTCCAGCGCCTCGTGCGCGAGATCGCGCAGGACTTCAAGACGGACCTGCGGTTCCAGAGCTCCGCCGTCTCCGCGCTGCAGGAGGCCGCTGAGGCGTACCTCGTGGGCCTGTTCGAGGATACGAATCTCTGCGCCATCCACGCCAAGCGCGTCACCATCATGCCCAAGGACATCCAGCTCGCGCGCCGCATCAGGGGCGAGAGGGCATAG
- the LOC124706585 gene encoding probable manganese-transporting ATPase PDR2 — protein MITGDQSLTACHVASQVNICSKPVLILTRMKTSGFEWVSPDETDRAPYRAEEVKELSESHDLCISGDCFEMLQRTEAVLQVIPHVKVFARVAPEQKELVLTTFKTVGRVTLMCGDGTNDVGALKQAHVGIALLNAEPAQKADSKSQSSKLDSKSGKLKKPKPANESSSQLVPPASSSTKASSSRPLTAAEKQREKLQKMLDEMKEEGDGRAPVVQLGDASMASPFTAKHASVAPTLDIIRQGRSTLVTTLQMFKILGLNCLATAYVLSVMYLDGVKLGDVQATISGVFTAAFFLFISHARPLQALSAERPHPNIFCAYVFLSILGQFAMHLFFLMSAVNEAAKYMPEECIEPDSEFHPNLVNTVSYMVNMMIQVATFAVNYMGHPFNQSISENKPFKYALYAAVAFFTVITSDMFRDLNDYMKLEPLPEGMRGKLMLWAMLMFCGCYGWERFLRWQFPGKMPAWEKRQKQAVANQDKKQA, from the exons ATGATCACTGGGGACCAATCGTTGACTGCTTGCCATGTTGCTAGCCAAGTAAATATTTGTTCCAAGCCGGTTCTAATTTTAACACGGATGAAGACTAGTGGATTTGAGTGGGTATCCCCTGATGAAACTGACAGAGCTCCATACAG AGCTGAGGAGGTTAAAGAGTTATCAGAATCGCATGATCTTTGCATTAGTGGTGACTGTTTTGAAATGTTACAAAGAACTGAAGCTGTCCTCCAAGTCATTCCTCATGTCAAG GTTTTTGCACGTGTTGCTCCAGAACAAAAAGAACTTGTACTAACAACATTTAAGACTGTTGGGAGGGTGACACTGATGTGTGGAGATGGAACCAATGATGTTGGTGCACTGAAACAG GCACATGTTGGCATAGCTCTGTTAAATGCAGAACCGGCACAGAAAGCTGACTCGAAATCTCAGTCATCCAAACTTGATAGCAAATCAGGGAAGTTGAAAAAACCGAAACCTGCTAACGAGTCATCATCACAATTGGTTCCACCAGCCAGCAGTTCCACTAAAGCATCCAGCAGCCGCCCCTTGACTGCCGCTGAGAAACAGCGAGAAAAGTTGCAGAAGATGTTAGATGAAATGAAAGAAGAAGGTGATGGCCGAGCACCGGTTGTACAGCTTGGTGATGCTTCCATGGCCTCACCTTTCACAGCAAAGCATGCCTCTGTTGCCCCCACGCTTGATATTATCCGCCAGGGGAGAAGCACCCTAGTCACTACACTCCAGATGTTCAAGATTCTTGGACTCAACTGCCTTGCAACAGCATACGTTCTGAGTGTAATGTACTTGGATGGTGTCAAACTGGGTGATGTTCAAGCTACTATTAGTGGTGTCTTCACTGCGGCTTTCTTCCTCTTCATTTCCCATGCTCGTCCACTTCAAGCACTGTCTGCAGAGCGCCCTCATCCTAACATCTTCTGTGCATATGTCTTCCTTTCCATtcttggtcagtttgccatgcaCTTGTTCTTTTTGATGTCAGCTGTCAACGAAGCAGCCAAGTATATGCCAGAGGAATGCATTGAGCCTGATTCGGAGTTCCATCCAAACCTTGTCAACACAGTTTCATACATGGTGAACATGATGATCCAAGTGGCGACATTTGCTGTGAACTATATGGGCCACCCATTTAACCAGAGCATATCTGAGAACAAGCCTTTCAAGTATGCCCTCTATGCGGCTGTTGCTTTCTTCACAGTGATCACATCGGATATGTTCAGGGATCTGAATGACTATATGAAGCTTGAACCCTTGCCTGAAGGAATGAGGGGCAAACTGATGCTCTGGGCTATGCTTATGTTCTGTGGTTGTTATGGATGGGAGCGGTTTTTGCGATGGCAATTCCCAGGCAAGATGCCAGCGTGGGAGAAGCGGCAGAAACAGGCAGTTGCAAACCAAGACAAAAAGCAGGCATAG
- the LOC124706586 gene encoding BI1-like protein, producing the protein MASASEMQPLAPSGYRRAPEMKEKVEASFVDLEAGNGETLYPGISRGENALRWGFIRKVYGILCAQLLLTTVVSAVTVFHPTLNATLSSNPVLALLLAVVPFILMIPLYHYQHRHPHNLVFLGLFTLCLSFSIGVACANTEGTIVLQALVLTSAVVVSLTAYTFWASKKGKEFGYLGPFLFSALTILVITSFIQVFFPFGPASNVLIGGFGALVFSGFIIYDTENLIKRHSYDEYIWASVELYLDILNLFLTILQMLKQNDN; encoded by the exons ATGGCGTCGGCGTCGGAGATGCAGCCGCTAGCGCCGTCGGGGTACCGCCGGGCGCCGGAGatgaaggagaaggtggaggcgtcGTTCGTGGACCTGGAGGCGGGCAACGGGGAGACGCTCTACCCGGGGATCTCGCGCGGCGAGAACGCCCTCCGCTGGGGCTTCATCCGCAAGGTCTACGGCATCCTCTGCGCGCAGCTGCTCCTCACCACCGTCGTCTCCGCCGTCACCGTCTTCCACCCCACCCTCAACGCCACGCTATCCTCCAACCCGGTCCTCGCGCTCCTGCTTGCCGTCGTCCCCTTCATCT TGATGATCCCATTGTATCACTACCAGCACAGGCACCCGCACAACTTGGTTTTCCTGGGCTTGTTCACTCTATGCTTGAGCTTCAGCATCGGCGTGGCATGTGCAAACACTGAAG GAACAATTGTGCTCCAGGCATTGGTACTGACATCAGCTGTGGTCGTCTCCCTGACTGCATATACATTCTGGGCCTCAAAGAAGGGCAAGGAATTTGGTTATCTTGGaccattcttgttttctgctcttACTATCCTTGTCATAACAAGCTTTATCCAG GTTTTCTTCCCATTTGGACCTGCATCGAATGTCCTGATCGGCGGGTTTGGAGCTCTAGTCTTCTCAGGCTTCATCATCTACGACACCGAGAACTTGATCAAGCGCCACTCTTATGACGAGTACATCTGGGCGTCTGTTGAGCTTTACCTCGACATCCTCAACCTGTTCCTCACCATCCTACAGATGCTCAAGCAAAATGATAACTAA